In Candidatus Pacearchaeota archaeon, the genomic stretch GCTTTGAGTTCTTTAATCTCTAAAAACGATAAAACCCAGTGCAAATAAAACACGGGAATAAATATTGAACCAACAGAAAGCAATCTTGTATAGAGTAAAGCGGTATTATAATCAGTTGATATCTGCCATAAAAAATAAAAAATTGACCAAAAGAATACGGCCCCACTTAATAAAACGAATGTATAGTTAGTTATATTTTTACGATTTTTGAAAAATATCAAAGACCCGAGCGTTAAACTCGTAATGGCATTAATTAAAGCTGCTACGGCATAAAAAGTCATATCTCTTTAATTTTATAAAATAACACCTTTACCATTTTTACTTATTGTTTAATTTTTCTTAGCGATTAATAACTCGTGAACTTTCAACGGTTCATAAATTAATCGATAATCTTTAAATCCTGATTTTTCGGCAATATCACTCAAATCTTTTGGATTACGGTAGACCATTGGCCAGTTTATAACCCATTTCAAGAAATGTTGCTCTATATTCGGACAGATATTACAGGTTATCAAATAACCATTTAACTCTAATATCGATCTAATTTTAGTTAATAAAGAAATAGCTTCTTCTTGGCTAATATAATCTAAAAATCCCATCATTTCAACTATTTGCGGTTTAAATTCACGAGATGATTCAATTACGTCGTATATGCTTCCTTTGTGCATTTCTATCTGGTTTTCTACTCCATAATGCTTAGCTAGGTTTTTAGCTCTTTCAAGAGCGTCACCATCTATATCTACAAATTTTGCTTTAATGATTTTATTTTTAGCTTTAGCTTCAGCTATAATTTCAATTACTGATTCTGCTGAACCGCAAGCTAACGATACAAGCCTTATCTCTCCACCGTCATCTACTTTTAAAATAGCTTTTCTTAGTTCGTCTTTAATAAGCTTAAGCCTATTACGAAGACCCTGACAGTTCAATCCAAACCAATAAAACTCATCGATAGCACCCCTGAAAGTCCATTTTTGAGTAAATGGATGATTGTATACTATATCCATTGCCCTCCAGGTTGTTGCATAATCTTTTACTTTTCTACTTTCCTTTCCTAATCCATCAAAGAAAATAGAATTTGTTTTTGGCAAACCAAGTCCAAGTATTTTATAAACCCATTTCTTAATCATCACATAGATAGTAATGAGCCACATGAATGGCAGAGATAAAACATAAGGCCATGAACAATTTTCATATCTATCACACCTAACTGGAAGATTTGGTTTTTTGACAATTTCTATTTCTGAAACTTTAGGAACAGTTGCGATCTCTATCTTAACGGAATCTTTATTATGCATATATCGGTCTTTTAATTTTTATATAAAACTATTATAACAATTTAGCGTTTCTTTGTAAAACAAAAATTAATTCTTAACGTATTTAGAAATATTTAACAAAAATCCACAAGCTATTAATTCTATTATTAAATGAGAACCACCATAACTAATAAATGGTAAAGGAATCCCTGTTAAAGGAACTACCCCTATCATTGCTCCAATATTAAGTAAGGTTTGGATTATAAACCACGATCCAATGCCAATTGCCATTAATCTTAAATATTCGTCATTAAGTTTTTTTCCTAAAGAAGAAGAAGCAACAAAAAAAGCAAAAAATAAAGCAATTAAAACAGCGCAACCAATAAAACCAGTTTCTTCGGCAAAAATAGCAAAGATAGAATCAGAAATTGATTGAGGAACAAAACCAAATTTTTGGACACTTAATCCTAAACCAGAACCAGTTATCCCCCCCGAACCAACCGAGATCAAAGCCTGGTTAATATGATATCCTGCTCCTAATGTATCATTTTCTGGATGGAGAAAAGATGTAATTCTTTGCAATCTATAGGGTTCAGAAATTATTAAACCGATAAATCCTAAAATTGCACTAAAACCAATTATTAATGTTTGCTTAAATGGAGTTCTTGAACAGAAAAACATTATCATCATGGTGGAAAAAAGAACAATTAAGGTTCCCATATCTTTTTGAAAAAATAAAACTCCACAAACTAAAATCAAAAGAATAATAAAAGCAGTAAACTTATTTCTCGCCTTCTCACTATTCAATATAACGGCCAAGTAGATTATACAGGCTAACTTCATTAACTCTGATGGTTGAATGCTCGTAAAACCCAAATTAAGCCATCTAGTGGCACCCAATTGAGTTGTGCTTAGTCCTGGAACAAAAACTAAAAGCGTTAAAATGAAAGAAACGATAAAAATAAGAAAACTCCATTTTTTAATTCCGTATAGAGGAATCTTAAAAGCAACAAAAGCCAGAATCAATCCTGGCAATAATCCCCACAATAATTGGTGAAATAAATAAAAATTGGGATTGTTAGTTAATTTTAAAGACAAAGGAGTCGAAGAGGTAGCCAAAGCTAAAATTCCCATCACAATCAAAAGGATTATTATCACCAAAAGACTTAAATCAAATTTCTTTTTTTCTTTTATCATTTAAAGTCTTTAATGTATTTTTTAAATAAATCTCCTCTTTCTTTGTAATCTCTAAATATTCCGAAACTAGGCGAAGCAGGAGATAAAAGACATATCTTATTCTTAGATGTTATTTGAAAACATTTATTGACCACATCTTTCATGTTATCGAAAATAAAATGTCTTACCTTTTTTTTCTTTTTTTTAATTTCTTTCAAAATCTTTTCTCCTGAACCAGGAAGTAAAATTAAATTCTTAACATTACTTTTGATAATCCTATCAGCTAATTTATCAAATTTAATTCCCCGATCAAAACCTCCAACAATTAAAGTCTCAACATCATATCCCAAAGAATCTAAAGCAAAAATTGTTGCTTCAGGAATTGTAGCAATCGAATCGTCATAGAATCTAATTCCCTTCTTTTCACAAACAAACTCTAATCTATGTTCTGGTCTTTTAAACTTTTTAAAAGCCTTGATAATTTTTTCTTCTTTAATTTTTAATATTTTCGCTACGTTTAAAACTGCTATCAAATTATCAATATGAGTAATCTCTAAAAATCCTTGATTGTCTTTTAAAAATTTAGAAAAATCAATTGGGTTAATTTCAATCTTTTTTGATTTAGCTTTAGCAGACAAATCTTTTATTTCCTTAATCTTAGAATTAAAAATAAAATAATCGTTTTTCTTCTGGTATTTAACAATATTTGTTTTTGCTAAAAAGTATTCTTTAAAATTCTTATAATAATCTAAGTGCTCAGGATAGATATTTAAAAATACTGCTATATGTGGACTTGCTTCTAGGTTCTGCAACTGATGAGAAGATAATTCATAGACAAAAATATCATTCTTTTTAGCACTCAAAAGAAATGATAATGATGGAGTTTCAATATTTCCCACTAGATAAGCTTTGAATCCTGCCTCCTTTAAAACTGAATATATTAAGGAAGAGGTGGTACTTTTGCCTTTGGTTCCAGTTACTCCGATAATCATCCCTGGACAATTATCAAAAAATAATTCTGTCTGTCCCGTTACTTTAGTTTTTTTACTTAGATATTTCTTGATACTAGATAACGATATTCCTGGAGATTTTAAAATAATATCAAAACCTTTAATACTTTTTAAATAATCATCTCCCAAAAATAATTCAATATTTTTATCATTCAATAATTTCCTTGTTTTCAAATCCATTTCTTCACACTTTTTCTTATCCGCAACAAATAATTTCTTTTTAGGAAACTTTTTCCTTAGAAAAACAAAAGAATCGGCACCTTCCCTGCCTATTCCTAAAATTAAAACCTTTTTCTTTTCTAAAGAGTTAATTTTCATTAGATATAATTTAACATATTTAAAGTATAAAAAAAAGACCTGTTTGTTATTTTATTGCGATCTGAATTGTTTCATAGTCTACGATCTCATCAAAGTACTCGAGACAAGGACGATGATCGAATAATCTATGACCGCAAGTAAAATGACGAACCCGGTCCGTCTCTACTGGACAAGCTGATTTTACTGATACCTTTTTGTCTTTTGTGGCAACAAGGTAGTAATAAAAATCATTCTTTGGAAGACCAATCTTCTTCAAAAATGAGCTTCCCGGTAGCATTTGCCGAATGCACGGCACCATGAATAGTGGCGCGTATCTCCAACTACATCCAAGATGAGGACCTCCGGCAAGAATAACAGTCGGACTTCCTTTTATGCCAATCTTTTCGATGGCATATCTACCAACAAGATTCCCCATGCTGTACAGAATGAGAAAATCTTCATTAGTAAGAGTCTTGATTGTTGAATAAGCTTGTTCGGCAAATCTTTCAATTGTCTGCGCATGCCATAATCTTTTGGCAATTCCTTTATAGGGCATATGCTCTACAGGAACCACCTCAAGATTTAACTCTTCGAGTTTGGCAAAAAGCTTTCCGGCGACATCTTCAATGTTTCTTCCAGAAAAACCCTCTATAACAACAGCCTTTCTTTTTGTCATTTAAACCACAACTGACTCCCAAAAAAATTTCAATGTATATTAATACTATACAATGTTATTGTCTATATGTCAAATACAATTATCCCCGTATTTCCAACCTAGAGACCTGTTTGATCTTTAAAATACTCCGGAATAAAGTTCTTTTTATTCCAATAATCCATTACCTCTAAAGACATAGTCTCCCAGTCTTTGTGTTTGGGTAAAATTTCTTTTTCAAAATATTTCAACAAGGTTGGTCTCTCAGGATTTTTTTTGTATGCCAAATACATTGCAACCAAGGCTTCTTTTCTAGTTCCCACACATTCAAAAGGCTTAACCTCCTTTTCCCCTATTAATTCTTTTAAGATTGGTATTAATTCTTTTTTTCCAAACAAATCTTCATTGAAGATAGAAAGTAATTCTTCTTCGGGAAGAAAAGGATAAAGAATCATATAGACAAACAAGCATTTAGAACACTCACCGCACCACTTCCCTGTTTTCTTTTTTGTTCCTGAATATGTTTTCTGCGATTCATTGCAACTCAAAAATATTGGAAAGTAATTCTTCATATATGAAAAGATGCGAGCAATCTGCAACTCATACATTAGTCTTAAAATGCTGAAATACTCCAAACTCTCAACTAAATAATCAGAATAATATTTCCTGAATTTCTTTTCAAAATCATAAGTTTTAGAATACTGATGATTTATCTCTCGTCCCAGCCATTTAACATTTCCTTCATTAGAACTATCTTCATTGGAAAAAACAATATACTTTTTATTAAATAAAACAGAAACTAAAACAGTCAAAAAGGACAAATAAGCTATAAAAGGAGTGTGTCCATTCAAATATCCCTGCCTATTTAATTCCAATAGTCTGTCTTCAATCTTTCTTTCGCAAACGATCATCTTGCTATACCCAGAAGCCTTAAACATTTCTTGAATATTAGAATTAGGATTCAACGCAAAACAATCAACTTCTTTTTTAAATTTCTTCATTAATTCTAAAGTTACCGCTGAATCTTTACCTCCCCCAATCGGAATCAAAATTCCATTCTTAGTTACCTTTCCTTTTTTGGTTAAAAGTTTTCCCTCGGAAACAATTTCTATAAAATCAGGAACAGTAAAATCAATTTTGTTTTCATAGAAAAACTGACCCATTCCATTTAATAAAATATCCTTAAACCAATCAATCTGCTTTTTGTCTAACTTACCAGCTTTAACAATTATCTTTTTTGAACAAGTTGCTTTCCAATAGGAAAACATTTCAATCATTCCCAAATTGAAAACTAAATTATCCAAAACATGCTTATCAATCTTCCTCACTGAAATATCTTTAATAACAACTGACGGATTAAATTCTATTTCTCCATTCTTAAAACAAAAAGAAAGGTGAAAATCATTTCCCCTTAATTCCCAAGCATAACTTTCGTATACGAATTCTGGATATTTTTTTCTTAATTCTTTAAATGTCATTTTAATAATTGAATTGAAACTCCTAATACTGCACAAATAATACTAATAATCCAAAACCTCATCGTAATTTGATAAGATTTCCAGCCAATTGCTTCCAAATGATGATGGATCGGCGTTGATTGCCAAATCTTTTTTCCTCTAAATTTTTTAGAAAGTAGCTGAATAATAACTGAACCCGTTTCAATCACTAATACTCCACAAATAATTGGCAAAACAGCTACCGAATCAGTCAAAAAAGCAATCGCCGTCAAAGTCATAGCTAATCCTAAAATTCCAGTTTCACCCATATAGAATTTAGCCGGAGGAATATTAAACCATAAAAAAGCAAATAAAGTCCCGAGAATCACCATACAAAAGGCTGATAAATCAACTAAACCTTCAGAGAATGCAATAACGGCAAAAGCTCCAAAAATAGAGCTATAAACTCCTCCAGCTAATCCATCTAATCCATCAACTACTCCCGAAGCCCAAGAAGCCAAACTGACAATAACGTACAAAAGAATAAAATAAACACCAATATGCCAATCAAATCCATGCGGAAAATCTCCCAATAAAGGAATATGTATAAAGTCCCATCCTAGCTTATAATACATCCAAGATCCTCCCACTAAACCAATAATAGTTACTAACAATAATCTTGTCTTAAATTTTAATCCCCCACCAATATACTTTCCTTTTCCGTAAACAACAGAGATATCATCTATTAATCCAATCAAAGAGGCAGTAACTAAAGCAAATAAAGGAATCCAAGTTTCTTCACGAGACAAAAAATTAAATTTATCTATCCACCAAACATCAAAAATTTTACCAGCTAAAAAAACAATTCCTAACAATATTAATACTGTTGCCCAAATGATTATTCCACCCCCACGAGGAGTATTTACTTCTTTTTCCTTGTGAAAAGCTAAAAAAACTGATGCCTCTTGTCCATCAATTGTTTTTTCTCTCGGTTTCTTTTTCCAAAATTCTATTTTGTATAAAAAAGTAATCAAAAATCCAGCTACGATTACGGCAATAATCGAAGCCGTGAAAGCTAGAGACATTATTTTTATCGCATTAAAAGTAAATAAAGACATAGTTTACCAAATAAATGAAGTATGAAGCCATTCTTCTAATTTTCTAGCTTCTTTAAACCTATCATCTGCCCCAGTAATTACATTAATAATGTAACCCGAATTAACAGCTGAATAGTTGTTCAATATTAATATAATACACCCGTTAGCCTCTTTTGTATATCCTGTTTTACCCCAAAGATATCCTGCATTTTCTTTCAAAAGAATATTGGTGTTTTCTAAGTTATGAACAACTCCGCTACTACTAACAATCTTTTTTTCCGATAAAGATAATATTTGAGGTATCAAAGATTGATTCTTGAGAATATATACGACTAATTTCTCTAAATCTTCCGGGGTTGAAACATTGGTTTCTAATAATTCCTTCGCTGAATCATCAGTAAAGATATCTAGTCCGGTTGGATTATAAAATCTGGTATTTGTCATACCTATCTCACTGGCTTTTTTATTCATTCTGTAAATAAATTCTGTACGACCCATTTTTTCAGCTAAAGCCTCAGCCCCATCATTACTTGATTCAATCAAGGTAACATATAATAAATCTCTAACTGTTATTTTTTCATTAACCTTTAATCCCCCCATAGTCCCATTAGTTGAAACAGCAAAAGAACTGATATCTACTAAATCATCTAAATTATAATTCTCTAAAGAAACAACCGCGGTCATTAATTTAGTTAAAGAAGCTATTGGTATCACTTCGCTACTCTTCTTTTCTGCTAAAACAATTTCTTTGTTTTCATCTAAATTAAAAAAAACTGACAAAAAATTATTGGAATTCAAATACAAATCAGCAATCTTTTCTTTACTTAATGGTCTCAATAAAGAACTATCGGTTTGTTTTAAAAAAAACAAATTAGACGTTTTGTTCAAAACATCTTTAGAATAATAATTGATTATAAAAAACAATAAAAATAGAAAAAAAAGACTTAATAAAAAGAATATATTTTCTCTCTTCATGCACTTTAAGGAATTAATCTTTTAACGTCTCTAGGGAATAAAATGGCTTCTTTTATACTTTCTAAATTTAACATCTGTTTTATAATTCTTTCTGAGCCCATTCCCCATCCTCCGTGCGGAGGAATAGCATATTTAAAAACATCTAAATAAAATTCCATTCCTTTGGGCTTAATGCCCTTCTTCTTCATATTAGCCATCAAATCCTCGTATTTGTGTATTCTCTGCCCTCCTGTCGCAATTTCAAGTCCCTTATAAAGTAAATCGAAACCGCAAGTCTCTTCTGGATTTATTGGGTCAGGCATAGTATAAAAAGGTCGATCGCTCCAAGGATAGTGAGTTATAAAAATAAAATCTGAATTGAATTTTTCTTTAGCATACTTCCCTGCCAATTCTTCGCCTTTAGGATCAATATCTGTTCCTTCGGAAACTTCATGCCCGTATTCTTCTTTAATTATCTTCTTGATTTCTGAAAGTTTAATACAAGGAATTTCATCAGGAACTTTTGACAATTCAATATTGTATAAATCTAAATAAGGCTTTCCTTCTTTTTCTAATTCCAAAAACATTTGTTTTAAAACTTTATTCAATGTTTTTGCAACATCGTAAAAGTTGGAAATGAAACCCATTTCAGCATCAAGTCCGATATATTCATTAACGTGTCTGGTTGTAAAGTGAGGCTCAGCTCTAAAGACAGAACCAACCTCAAAAACTCTTTCTAGTACTCCAACCATGATTTGTTTA encodes the following:
- a CDS encoding class I SAM-dependent methyltransferase family protein — protein: MHNKDSVKIEIATVPKVSEIEIVKKPNLPVRCDRYENCSWPYVLSLPFMWLITIYVMIKKWVYKILGLGLPKTNSIFFDGLGKESRKVKDYATTWRAMDIVYNHPFTQKWTFRGAIDEFYWFGLNCQGLRNRLKLIKDELRKAILKVDDGGEIRLVSLACGSAESVIEIIAEAKAKNKIIKAKFVDIDGDALERAKNLAKHYGVENQIEMHKGSIYDVIESSREFKPQIVEMMGFLDYISQEEAISLLTKIRSILELNGYLITCNICPNIEQHFLKWVINWPMVYRNPKDLSDIAEKSGFKDYRLIYEPLKVHELLIAKKN
- a CDS encoding putative peptidoglycan glycosyltransferase FtsW, translated to MIKEKKKFDLSLLVIIILLIVMGILALATSSTPLSLKLTNNPNFYLFHQLLWGLLPGLILAFVAFKIPLYGIKKWSFLIFIVSFILTLLVFVPGLSTTQLGATRWLNLGFTSIQPSELMKLACIIYLAVILNSEKARNKFTAFIILLILVCGVLFFQKDMGTLIVLFSTMMIMFFCSRTPFKQTLIIGFSAILGFIGLIISEPYRLQRITSFLHPENDTLGAGYHINQALISVGSGGITGSGLGLSVQKFGFVPQSISDSIFAIFAEETGFIGCAVLIALFFAFFVASSSLGKKLNDEYLRLMAIGIGSWFIIQTLLNIGAMIGVVPLTGIPLPFISYGGSHLIIELIACGFLLNISKYVKN
- the murD gene encoding UDP-N-acetylmuramoyl-L-alanine--D-glutamate ligase, yielding MKINSLEKKKVLILGIGREGADSFVFLRKKFPKKKLFVADKKKCEEMDLKTRKLLNDKNIELFLGDDYLKSIKGFDIILKSPGISLSSIKKYLSKKTKVTGQTELFFDNCPGMIIGVTGTKGKSTTSSLIYSVLKEAGFKAYLVGNIETPSLSFLLSAKKNDIFVYELSSHQLQNLEASPHIAVFLNIYPEHLDYYKNFKEYFLAKTNIVKYQKKNDYFIFNSKIKEIKDLSAKAKSKKIEINPIDFSKFLKDNQGFLEITHIDNLIAVLNVAKILKIKEEKIIKAFKKFKRPEHRLEFVCEKKGIRFYDDSIATIPEATIFALDSLGYDVETLIVGGFDRGIKFDKLADRIIKSNVKNLILLPGSGEKILKEIKKKKKKVRHFIFDNMKDVVNKCFQITSKNKICLLSPASPSFGIFRDYKERGDLFKKYIKDFK
- a CDS encoding serine hydrolase, giving the protein MKRENIFFLLSLFFLFLLFFIINYYSKDVLNKTSNLFFLKQTDSSLLRPLSKEKIADLYLNSNNFLSVFFNLDENKEIVLAEKKSSEVIPIASLTKLMTAVVSLENYNLDDLVDISSFAVSTNGTMGGLKVNEKITVRDLLYVTLIESSNDGAEALAEKMGRTEFIYRMNKKASEIGMTNTRFYNPTGLDIFTDDSAKELLETNVSTPEDLEKLVVYILKNQSLIPQILSLSEKKIVSSSGVVHNLENTNILLKENAGYLWGKTGYTKEANGCIILILNNYSAVNSGYIINVITGADDRFKEARKLEEWLHTSFIW
- the aspS gene encoding aspartate--tRNA(Asn) ligase, whose product is MERALIGKISEYENKQAVIKGRVFNIRNLGNIVFLIVQDYTGTIQVVVDKSIEVKTGDAVVITGLVKKDVRAKSGFEIKGEKLEVVSENIEDLPIDLSKEDINLNLTTLLDYRPLSLRHPKVQAIFKLYDLLLKSYERVMREDDFTEIKTPKILGTATEGGANFFKVKYFDKEATLAQSPQFYKQIMVGVLERVFEVGSVFRAEPHFTTRHVNEYIGLDAEMGFISNFYDVAKTLNKVLKQMFLELEKEGKPYLDLYNIELSKVPDEIPCIKLSEIKKIIKEEYGHEVSEGTDIDPKGEELAGKYAKEKFNSDFIFITHYPWSDRPFYTMPDPINPEETCGFDLLYKGLEIATGGQRIHKYEDLMANMKKKGIKPKGMEFYLDVFKYAIPPHGGWGMGSERIIKQMLNLESIKEAILFPRDVKRLIP